Genomic DNA from Candidatus Hydrogenedentota bacterium:
CCTACCCCCCCCCGCAAGCAGGGGGGAGAATGCGGCACACCTGGCCGCCTCAGGCACCGACGAGGTGGCGGTCCAGCCAATCCAGCACGAGGACGCGCATTTCGGGCAGTTCGCGGTGGTCGCAGTCGAAGAGTTCGATGCGGCAGTCTTCGGCCCTGCCCGCCGTTTCATAGAGGGGCACCACATGGTCGCGGATGCGCTCGACGCCCCTGGGCGGGGTGAGTTTGTCCAGCCGCCCGTTGAGGCTGAGGCGCGGGCGCGGGGCGATGAGGGCGTTGATCTCCGGTGCGGAGAAGTGTTTCAGCAGGGAGGGGACGTAGTAGTAGATGCCGTGTCCGCCCAGCCCCTTTTCCCCGATGAGCGTGTCGAAGTCTGTGAGGCAGCACAGGTCAATGCAGCACGAGACGCGCGGGTCGAGGGCCGCCAGCCACCACGCCTTGGTGGCGCCCATGGAGATGCCGAAAACACCCGCGCGGGAGGGGTCCGCCTCCGGCCGCGCCAGCAGCCAGTTCAACGCCTGCCACTCATCGAAGAGCATCATGCCGAAGAGGACGCGACCCTTCCAGAGCATCTCCTTGAACGTGTCCGACTCGCCCCGGCCCCCCTCGTCGGGGTAGGGCATGCGCTCCCCGAAACACCAACTGTCAATGGCGAGGGTCATGATGCCCTTTTCCGCGAGGACCGGCGCGTAGGGCGGCAGGACGTGGGTGCCCTCGAGGAGTTCCCGTTTGCCCACGGGATAGTCGCCGCCGTGCCAGTGGATGTAGAGCATGCACGGCGCGGGGGCCTTGAGGTTGTCCGGGAGCAGCAGCAGGGCGGGCGCCTCCTGGATGCCGTTGAGGTCCATGACCAGATGTTCCAGGGTGAAGCCGGGGTGTTTTTCCACGCGGAGCCGCCGCGCCGTGGGCGGTGTTTTCGGGGGGAGGTCCCCGAGAAGTGACCAGAGTTCCTGTCGGCGTGCGGCGTCGGGGTCGTTCATCGGGGGAGTCTCCGTGTGGGTGCCCTGCGGGCCGGGGAAGGCCGGGGCGGACAGGGCCATGCCGGCCAGTGCGGCGCTGTGCGCCATGAACGCGCGGCGGTCAATGGGTCTCATGGTGAACATGGTCCTCTTTTGCGTGGTGCCAGGGGCGTGCGGGGCCATGGCAGGGGTGAAGTATAGCGGCAGGAGCGGCAAGATTCCCAGAAGCCGGCTCCGTCATTGCGAGGAGAAGGATGGACGAGGTGGACGGGAAAATATAACCGCAAAGAGCGCATAGAACGCAAAAAAGAAAAAAGGATGAGGGACAGGATTGGCCACAAAAGGCACACAGAACACAAAAAAGAATGAAGAGGAGGAGCGGGGCGGGATTGGATAGGCGTGGTGGATAGAATTGACAGGAAGAATAGGATGAATAGGAAGGATAGGAAGGGAAGATGATTGGCCACAGAAGGCTCATAAAACACAAAAAAGACTGAAGAGGAAGGGGGAAGGAATGGGTGGACAGGGGGGGCTTCGGAAAAATTGGACCTGGTCCACGGCGGTGGCACACAATTACGTCAGCCTGGAAATGCACCCAACGGACGACAAAAGCAAAGGAGCGGACAATGATTTCACTTGAAAACCTTGTGATGCTTGTGGTGGCTTATGTTCCCCGTGTCGCGCTGGCGCTGGCGGTGTTCGCGGCGTTCTGGGTGGGCGGGAAAACGGTGCTGGCGCTTGTGCGCCGCCTTGCGGCGAAGGACCCGCTCCGGGCGGACATCCTGTCGCTGCTTGGCCGCGCGGCGCATGTGGGTCTGGCGGGCTTCGGCGCGGTCTGCGCGCTGGGCACGCTGGGGGTGGACGTGACGGCGATCATCGCGGGCCTCGGCCTGACGGGCTTCGCCCTCGGCTTTGCGCTCAAGGACATGCTTTCGAGCGCCGTGGCCGGGGTGATGCTGCTGCTGAGCCGTCCCTTTGTCCCCGGCGACCGCATCATCGTGACCGGTTTCGAGGGCAATGTGGTGGAGGTGGACCTGCGCTATGTGACTTTGGACGGCGGGGACAAAAAGTACCTGGTGCCGAACACGGCGGTCATGACCAATCCCGTGACAGTGCTTCAGAAGGCGGACGGGTAAGACAAGCCGGGAAGCCGCCAGTTCGGTGTTCCCGGTTGGTGTACTATAAGACCGCATTTTTGAGAAGCGCGCGGCGCATGAACGGCCCGGGACCAGAGGAGGAGCGTGACAATGGGCAGGTATCAGGAGGCATATGACCGGTCGCTCCGCGACCCGGAGGGCTTTTGGGGTGAGGCCGCGGAGGCCATCCACTGGGAGCGGCCTCCCACGCGGGTCGTGGACGATTCCCGGCCGCCTTTTTACCAG
This window encodes:
- a CDS encoding alpha/beta hydrolase, coding for MNDPDAARRQELWSLLGDLPPKTPPTARRLRVEKHPGFTLEHLVMDLNGIQEAPALLLLPDNLKAPAPCMLYIHWHGGDYPVGKRELLEGTHVLPPYAPVLAEKGIMTLAIDSWCFGERMPYPDEGGRGESDTFKEMLWKGRVLFGMMLFDEWQALNWLLARPEADPSRAGVFGISMGATKAWWLAALDPRVSCCIDLCCLTDFDTLIGEKGLGGHGIYYYVPSLLKHFSAPEINALIAPRPRLSLNGRLDKLTPPRGVERIRDHVVPLYETAGRAEDCRIELFDCDHRELPEMRVLVLDWLDRHLVGA
- a CDS encoding mechanosensitive ion channel, encoding MISLENLVMLVVAYVPRVALALAVFAAFWVGGKTVLALVRRLAAKDPLRADILSLLGRAAHVGLAGFGAVCALGTLGVDVTAIIAGLGLTGFALGFALKDMLSSAVAGVMLLLSRPFVPGDRIIVTGFEGNVVEVDLRYVTLDGGDKKYLVPNTAVMTNPVTVLQKADG